A genomic region of Bactrocera dorsalis isolate Fly_Bdor chromosome 3, ASM2337382v1, whole genome shotgun sequence contains the following coding sequences:
- the LOC105223843 gene encoding WD and tetratricopeptide repeats protein 1, with the protein MFGSRWSRYQYGVDDLRRTNATALILERQYGDMDRYVQRRLQVSSAYIDRLEQETILRGHHGCVNCLEWSSNGRILASGSDDFCVMLWDPFRKRCLRSITTKHSGNIFSVKFLPRHNDALIATAAADRSIYVFDVNRPNDAILSCTCHVGRVKRLATAPDSPFVFWSAGEEGSILQLDTREQHRCNTEGNRVRLINLDTHVNTHAEAKCLAINPRRTELLAVGTNDPYARLYDRRMLHLVSSLVGGGSNLLVNGADDGSGVIPKDCVTYYCPGHISKDNSKLIEHDSRAITYLTFNATGTELLVNMGGEHIYLYDLMNAEQPVFLNLPEYKPPPRTSESDIEMAVMQASYNSSSPNGSAAVNQAIDENNVSTQSAISPVDAPQTTNRRKLPEYIERYKKMGNDFLENEKYLRAVEKYSEAIEMAPNCPVLYLNRATAYMRRLWFGDVYAALRDCHQALRLDPAYIKAHFRLARALLVLGRPQEADECLKELIARFPSYANNHGIMMLRKDIKENRQMSQSQQQQQQQQQQQHGSEQQPYNCLELSDAEYQWRSKAKDYSKRYVGHCNTTTDIKEANYFGSDGDFIVAGSDNESFFIWERNTGKIRAIYKADVSIVNCVQPHPEICLLATSGIDHDIKIWSPIAPSADERPNLVEYVDKTVEDNQQKMKMDPFNMNSGMNAFCLNG; encoded by the exons ATGTTTGGTTCGCGCTGGTCACGTTACCAGTACGGTGTGGACGACTTGCGACGTACTAATGCCACAGCATTAATTCTGGAACGTCAATATGGAGATATGGATCGATATGTGCAACGGCGCTTACAAGTATCATCCGCTTACATTGATCGTCTCGAACAGGAGACAATATTACGTGGTCATCACGGTTGTGTAAATTGTCTTGAATGGAGCAGTAATGGACGCATATTAGCGTCTGGATCTGATGATTTTTGCGTCATGCTTTGGGATCCATTTCGTAAGCGTTGCCTACGTAGTATAACTACCAAACATTCCGGCAACATATTCTCTGTAAAGTTTTTACCGCGACATAATGATGCACTCATTGCCACTGCAGCGGCCGATAGATCCATTTACGTATTCGATGTGAATCGTCCAAATGATGCTATACTTAGCTGTACTTGTCATGTGGGGCGTGTCAAGCGGTTAGCCACAGCACCAGATTCACCTTTTGTATTTTGGTCAGCAGGTGAGGAGGGTTCAATTTTGCAGCTTGACACGCGGGAACAACATCGTTGCAACACTGAAGGAAATCGTGTGCGTTTGATAAATCTTGATACACATGTAAACACACATGCTGAAGCAAAATGTCTGGCAATTAATCCACGACGTACAGAACTTTTAGCAGTTGGTACGAATGATCCATATGCACGCTTATATGATAGGCGTATGCTTCATCTTGTTTCATCGCTGGTTGGTGGAGGCAGTAATCTACTTGTAAACGGTGCAG ATGACGGCAGTGGCGTAATACCTAAAGATTGTGTCACATATTATTGTCCTGGACATATAAGTAAAGATAATTCTAAACTTATCGAGCACGACTCTCGTGCAATTACGTACCTTACTTTCAATGCGACCGGCACAGAGTTGCTGGTAAATATGGGTGGTGAGCATATATATCTATACGACTTGATGAATGCCGAACAACCAGTGTTTTTAAACTTACCGGAATACAAACCGCCACCAAGAACTTCAGAGTCCGATATAGAAATGGCAGTTATGCAAGCAAGTTATAATTCCTCTTCTCCTAATGGAAGTGCTGCCGTAAATCAAGCTATTGATGAAAATAACGTCTCAACACAAAGTGCAATTAGTCCCGTCGATGCCCCACAAACTACTAATCGACGAAAATTGCCCGAATACATTGAACGCTATAAGAAAATGGGAAACGATTTtcttgaaaacgaaaaatactTACGAGCAGTTGAAAAATATTCGGAAGCCATTGAAATGGCGCCCAACTGCCCTGTGTTATATCTGAATCGAGCCACTGCTTATATGCGACGACTTTGGTTCGGTGATGTATATGCAGCATTGCGGGATTGCCACCAGGCATTGCGACTTGATCCTGCCTACATTAAGGCACACTTTCGTTTAGCACGCGCGCTGCTCGTGCTTGGCAGACCGCAGGAGGCAGACGAGTGCCTTAAAGAGCTAATTGCTCGCTTTCCCAGCTATGCGAATAATCATGGTATCATGATGCTACGTAAGGACATCAAAGAAAATCGCCAAATGTCacaatcacaacaacagcaacaacaacaacaacagcagcaacatggcAGTGAACAACAACCCTATAACTGTTTAGAACTGTCCGATGCTGAATATCAATGGCGCAGCAAAGCAAAAGACTACAGTAAACGTTACGTGGGTCATTGCAATACAACAACAGACATCAAAGAAGCCAACTATTTCGGCAGCGATGGTGATTTTATTGTTGCTGGTTCAGATAATGAGAGTTTCTTCATTTGGGAGCGCAACACAGGCAAAATACGTGCAATCTACAAGGCAGACGTTTCGATTGTCAATTGTGTGCAACCGCATCCGGAAATTTGTTTGTTAGCGACGAGCGGCATTGATCACGACATAAAAATATGGTCACCAATAGCACCGTCTGCTGATGAAagaccgaatttggttgaataTGTCGACAAGACGGTGGAGGATAACCAACAAAAGATGAAAATGGATCCGTTTAATATGAACTCAGGCATGAATGCTTTCTGCCTTAATGGATAA
- the LOC105223844 gene encoding sterol O-acyltransferase 1, with amino-acid sequence MSEQKAESAQKQQNQSQSQIGAHENAGKMQKVTTQNNNNALELDYLRERLQHLQDSLLKDFKKCINEEIENIVQELRQHELQLNEFRGFAKSQHTNTWSNRIAVTTDTQTANGSVPTEKSKGINPESRDNKLAGKHKKQPRPLPDKVFKIRESYLTALLEVDHMRTIYHIFVAILLMLLIQSISYDYLAEGRVYFGLGTFKSSLEKIEYVFGIWLLEHAVVFLLYYAFKMWTNVRVKLARQPALQSFWSHSCLITYISSQLLFGYVASALCLKLDLTFITASILLLESTRLLMKMHSFVRTNAGRVLAGKLKTDAISGDVDDIYDVQQSAQAIRLPSFSSYLYFLFAPTLIYRDSYPRTTHIRWKFALARFMEVVGVAFFYSYIFERYIRVQYENIGLEELSLRTFVIKLHSMVMPNNIIFLCGFYLILHSWLNFTSELLRFGDRMFYKDWWTSSTYDEYFRNWNVVVHDWLYEYIYKDSYNYLFKGAKLPAMLMVFYTSALVHEHIIGFALKLFFPVMFCFFGGFSVGLIFLFRNASKRVGNFVVWFTLIFGNGLLFSLYSIEYYARQNCPRTYESWTDYFVPTMWTCYNK; translated from the exons ATGTCGGAACAAAAAGCAGAAAGTGctcaaaagcaacaaaaccaaagtcaaagtcaaattgGCGCACACGAAAATGCCGGTAAAATGCAAAAAG TTACGacgcaaaataataacaacgcTTTGGAACTCGACTACCTCCGGGAACGTTTGCAACACTTGCAAGATAGTCTacttaaagattttaaaaagtGTATAAACGAAGAAATCGAAAATATTGTGCAGGAGCTGCGTCAACACGAACTCCAACTAAACGAATTCCGCGGCTTCGCTAAATCACAACACACGAACACCTGGAGCAATCGCATTGCAGTGACGACAGACACCCAAACGGCCAATGGCAGTGTACCTACTGAAAAATCCAAAGGAATCAATCCCGAAAGTAGGGACAACAAATTAGCAGGCAAGCACAAAAAACAGCCCCGACCGCTGCCCGACAAAGTGTTCAAAATACGCGAATCGTATCTCACGGCGTTACTGGAGGTCGACCACATGCGCACCATTTATCACATATTCGTCGCAATATTGCTGATGCTACTCATACAAAGCATTTCGTATGATTATTTGGCCGAGGGAAG aGTGTACTTCGGTTTGGGCACCTTTAAATCGTCTTTGGAGAAAATTGAATATGTTTTTGGCATTTGGTTATTGGAACATGCCGTCGTATTTCTGCTTTATTACGCCTTCAAAATGTGGACTAACGTGCGGGTCAAATTGGCTAGGCAAC CGGCGCTCCAAAGTTTCTGGTCGCATTCCTGCCTAATAACATATATTAGCTCACAGTTATTGTTCGGTTATGTCGCCTCGGCACTGTGCCTTAAGTTGGATCTAACTTTTATAACCGCCTCCATTTTGCTGCTCGAGTCCACTAGACTGCTGATGAAAATGCATTCCTTCGTGCGCACAAATGCTGGACGCGTGCTCGCCGGCAAACTGAAAACAGATGCGATATCAGGTGATGTTGACGACATATATGATGTACAGCAGTCAGCACAAGCCATACGCCTGCCAAGCTTCAGTTCCTACTTATACTTTCTCTTCGCACCGACACTCATCTATCGCGATAGCTATCCGCGCACAACGCACATACGTTGGAAATTCGCCTTGGCGCGTTTCATGGAAGTCGTTGGAGTTGCATTCTTTTACAGTTATATATTTGAACGTTACATTAGGGTACAGTACGAAAATATTGGCCTTGAGGAATTGAGTCTACGCACTTTCGTTATTAAGTTACACAGCATGGTTATGCCCAACAATATCATCTTTTTATGCGGTTTCTACCTCATTCTACATTCTTGGTTGAATTTCACCTCGGAATTGTTACGCTTCGGCGATCGCATGTTCTATAAGGATTGGTGGACATCATCAACGTATGATGAATACTTCCGTAATTGGAATGTTGTGGTGCATGATTGGCTCTATGAGTATATCTATAAGGATTCTTATAATTACTTGTTTAAGGGCGCAAAGTTACCAGCAATGTTAATGGTATTCTATACGTCGGCGTTGGTGCACGAACACATAATAGGATTTGCGTTAAAACTATTCTTCCCAGTGATGTTTTGTTTCTTTGGTGGATTTTCTGTAGGTCTGATATTTCTCTTCCGGAACGCCTCCAAGAGAGTTGGTAACTTCGTGGTATGGTTTACACTGATCTTTGGCAATGGCTTATTATTTTCCTTATATAGTATAGAATATTATGCGCGCCAAAATTGTCCAAGAACCTATGAAAGTTGGACAGACTACTTTGTGCCCACAATGTGGACTTGCTACAACAAATAA